In Harmonia axyridis chromosome X, icHarAxyr1.1, whole genome shotgun sequence, a single window of DNA contains:
- the LOC123686180 gene encoding uncharacterized protein LOC123686180: protein MPNNFLPYHEWYSLSNIKLADPTFHSPGPVDMLVGAAIFPLILRTGRLPGNLKQPSALQTVFGWILMGNTSSPSASISSFHLTANSVIDSTLRQFWEIEEIPKSEISSPDDALCEKIFDDNYSRDSTGRYTVMLPFKEGINKSFGDTYTMALRRLFSLERRFKTSPDFYNEYKMFMKDYLDCGHMTLLPNASPSVDEYYIPHHAVINRNSPSTKLRVVFDSSAKVSGNVSLNEILLTGPKLQKDVMALLLNFRFYKVVFTADIKQMYRQILVHPSHRRFQRILFRFSLSDPVRVYELNTVTYGVASSPYIALRTLKQLSSDEAMAFPSAVSVLRSETYVDDILSGGDSLEEARGLRDELISLLRRGGFELRKWSSNRTELIDHFPPDHRHQESLNFDDSVLKILGLRWFPAGDHFSYVIDSTERPITKRTILSDLARIFDPIGFLTPFTFLAKHLIQHLWTLGLQWDDVPPSELTDRWNQCKSELQVLSTLRIPRRIFTQSFTKCEAHGFGDSSEKGYAAVVYFRFINPDGSINISLIGAKSRVSPIKRISLPKLELCAALLLSKLLSFIIKSYGPSLKVDEIFAWSDSTVVLHWIKSSPYRWKSFVSNRTSQIQELVPPDRWYYVKSQDNPADCASRGMSPSGLLDHSLWWAGPPWLQSKDPIGKPGDPKIEEMLTGEERQVVLSTFASSDVFDDLIMRYSSFFKLQQVVIYLFRFSFNLRSPHSKRIGSILSVERKQALNFLIKCVQQRVFGEEIQNLRLNRPITVKYLQKLNLFIGDDDILRVGGRLTFSGLQYDHKFPALLPNKHLFTDIFIQHFHRLYLHPGSQTLQFLLSQQVWILSARKAIRRVTSKCLVCFRSNPKPLQPLMGNLPSYRVNQLKPFQCVGVDFGGPFLVTMSKGRGIKSTKAYICLFVCFSTKALHLELVSDLTSEAFLAALKRFIARRGRCTRIFSDGGSNFKGAQRELISYMKCAVEAEKIDWDFNPPSAPHFGGLWEIGIKSVKSHLYKLIGDQILSYEEMYTVLVQIEAVLNSRPLCPLSTDPNDLSVLTPGHFLTLAPISDIPEPDLSNVSLNRLSRWQLITRLHQDFWKRWHVEYLNTLQQRTKWFTPRDSQLSVGQLVLIRDEQLPPRRWRMARVIDVHLGKDGIARVATVRTVSGILQRPVVKLCPLPGQA, encoded by the coding sequence ATGCCTAACAACTTTCTACCCTACCATGAGTGGTATTCTCTTTCTAATATCAAACTGGCTGACCCAACCTTTCATTCTCCTGGTCCAGTTGATATGCTAGTAGGAGCAGCTATCTTTCCTCTCATTCTGAGAACAGGTCGTTTGCCAGGTAATCTGAAACAACCTTCTGCGTTACAAACTGTATTCGGTTGGATATTGATGGGAAACACCTCTAGTCCATCAGCTAGCATCAGCTCTTTTCACTTAACAGCTAATTCTGTAATTGACTCAACTCTTAGACAATTTtgggaaattgaagaaattcctaaatctgaaatttcttcACCAGATGATGCCCTGTGTGAGAAGATATTTGACGATAATTACTCTCGTGATTCAACAGGTCGTTACACGGTTATGTTACCCTTCAAAGAAGGGATAAACAAATCCTTTGGAGATACATATACCATGGCCTTGCGACGTCTGTTTTCACTGGAACGAAGATTCAAAACCTCTCCTGATTTCTATAACGAGTACAAGATGTTCATGAAAGATTACCTCGATTGTGGTCACATGACTTTACTCCCAAATGCCAGTCCATCTGTTGACGAATATTATATACCACATCATGCTGTTATCAACCGAAATAGTCCTTCTACAAAACTTAGAGTAGTATTTGACTCCTCAGCGAAGGTTTCAGGCAATGTGTCCCTGAATGAGATTCTTTTGACCGGTCCAAAGCTCCAGAAAGATGTGATGGCTCTTCTGCTCAATTTTCGGTTTTATAAGGTTGTTTTCACTGCTGACATCAAACAAATGTACAGGCAGATTCTCGTTCACCCATCACATAGACGATTTCAGCGAATTCTTTTCAGATTCTCTCTCTCAGATCCAGTTCGAGTATACGAGTTGAACACTGTTACGTATGGTGTTGCTTCATCTCCCTATATAGCTCTTCGGACGTTGAAACAATTATCTTCTGATGAGGCGATGGCTTTTCCTTCAGCGGTGAGCGTTTTACGGTCCGAAACATATGTAGACGACATCTTATCAGGTGGAGATAGCTTGGAGGAGGCTCGAGGTTTGCGGGACGAGTTGATTTCTTTATTGAGGCGTGGTGGATTTGAACTCAGAAAATGGTCCAGTAACAGAACTGAGCTAATAGATCATTTTCCTCCAGATCATCGACATCAAGAATCGTTGAATTTCGATGATTCTGTATTGAAAATTCTGGGACTCAGGTGGTTTCCAGCCGGAGATCATTTCTCCTATGTTATAGATTCTACCGAAAGACCAATTACAAAACGAACAATTCTTTCAGACTTGGCACGAATCTTTGACCCAATTGGTTTTCTGACACCATTCACTTTCCTGGCCAAACATCTCATCCAACACCTTTGGACTCTAGGTCTGCAGTGGGACGATGTTCCTCCATCGGAACTAACGGATCGTTGGAATCAATGTAAATCCGAGTTGCAGGTTCTTtccactctgcgaataccacgCAGAATCTTCACTCAATCATTTACTAAATGTGAAGCCCACGGATTTGGGGACAGCAGCGAGAAGGGGTATGCCGCTGTTGTTTACTTCCGATTTATCAATCCAGatggttcaataaatatttctttgattGGCGCAAAGTCTCGGGTTTCACCAATCAAACGCATTTCTTTACCTAAGTTGGAGTTATGTGCCGCTCTTCTCCTTTCAAAATTACTTTCcttcataataaaatcatatggACCCTCATTGAAAGTGGATGAAATATTCGCATGGTCAGACTCCACCGTGGTTCTTCATTGGATCAAGTCATCGCCCTATCGCTGGAAGAGTTTCGTGAGCAATCGTACCTCCCAAATTCAGGAATTAGTTCCTCCTGATCGATGGTATTATGTGAAGTCTCAAGATAATCCGGCAGATTGTGCCTCTAGAGGCATGTCTCCGTCTGGTTTACTCGACCATTCCTTATGGTGGGCGGGACCTCCTTGGCTTCAGTCCAAGGATCCAATAGGAAAACCTGGTGatccaaaaattgaagaaatgctAACTGGAGAAGAACGGCAGGTTGTTTTATCAACCTTCGCCTCATCCGACGTATTTGACGATCTTATAATGAGATATTCCTCTTTCTTTAAACTTCAACAGGTTGTAATTTATCTATTTCGTTTTTCCTTCAATCTCAGAAGTCCTCACTCCAAACGAATCGGTAGTATCTTATCCGTGGAAAGAAAACAAGCTCTCAATTTTCTCATCAAATGTGTTCAGCAGAGAGTTTTTGGTGAGGAAATTCAAAATCTTCGATTAAACCGTCCTATTACCGTGAAATATCTTCAAAAACTCAATCTCTTCATTGGAGATGATGACATTTTGAGAGTGGGTGGTCGATTAACGTTTTCTGGCCTTCAGTATGACCATAAATTTCCAGCATTATTGCCTAATAAACATTTGTTCAcggatatattcattcaacattttcatcgGTTGTACCTTCATCCCGGTTCACAAACGTTACAGTTTCTTCTATCCCAGCAAGTTTGGATTTTGTCTGCAAGAAAGGCTATTCGTAGAGTTACTTCCAAATGTCTCGTTTGCTTCCGCTCCAATCCCAAACCTCTACAGCCCTTGATGGGCAATCTTCCATCGTACCGCGTCAATCAATTAAAGCCCTTTCAATGTGTAGGAGTCGATTTTGGCGGTCCTTTTCTTGTTACGATGTCAAAAGGTCGGGGCATCAAATCAACTAAAGCGTATATTTGCCTCTTTGTGTGCTTTTCGACAAAAGCTCTGCATTTAGAACTAGTGTCAGATTTGACTAGTGAGGCATTTCTGGCTGCTTTAAAACGGTTCATTGCGCGCAGAGGTAGGTGCACTAGAATTTTTAGTGACGGTGGCAGTAATTTCAAGGGTGCTCAGAGAGAACTCATTTCATACATGAAGTGCGCTGTGGAAGCAGAGAAAATAGACTGGGATTTCAATCCTCCTTCAGCTCCTCATTTTGGAGGGTTGTGGGAAATCGGTATTAAATCTGTTAAATCACATCTATACAAACTGATTGGTGATCAAATTCTTTCTTATGAGGAAATGTATACCGTGCTGGTTCAAATCGAGGCGGTCTTGAACTCCCGACCACTTTGTCCTCTCAGTACAGATCCAAATGACTTATCGGTACTCACTCCGGGGCATTTTCTCACACTGGCTCCTATTTCCGATATTCCTGAGCCTGACTTATCCAATGTGTCCCTCAATAGATTATCTAGGTGGCAGTTGATCACTCGGTTGCATCAAGATTTCTGGAAAAGGTGGCATGTCGAATATTTGAATACGTTGCAACAACGGACCAAATGGTTCACACCACGAGATTCCCAATTATCTGTGGGACAACTTGTGTTGATCAGGGATGAGCAACTGCCTCCTCGACGTTGGCGCATGGCTCGCGTGATTGATGTCCATTTGGGCAAGGACGGTATAGCACGAGTGGCTACCGTTCGCACTGTTAGCGGTATTCTGCAAAGACCGGTAGTAAAATTGTGCCCTCTTCCGGGGCAAGCATGA